The sequence tttgGGATAGTTTTTAACTGCATTCTGTTGACTCCGTTGATCCTTATAATGATCCCCTTGAAAATATTCATCTCGTTCAGCTCGGGGTGTATCTTTGTATTCTTGTACACCCTCTTTCGTGTTCTTCAATAGAGGACTTCTGTAGATCGTCTCTCCATCATCCGAAGACCAACGGATACGAAAATGTTTGGGATTCAAGGGATCGACGTCCTTTGATAGGATGTCTTCGTCTATGTCAATATTGATGTGAACTGGACCATCCGAAACTTCGACGAGTTTGCGGAATTCCGTTTCTAATTCCTTGTATGGTCCCAAATTGAGTTCAGGCGCCATATTTACtacgttgttttcttttaggcCACCttttccaccactttcaaagCCAATTACGTGTCCAGCGTGATATTTCTGCTGGTCATTTTGATCTGTATTATTCCCATCAGTCGTCGTAGGATTGGGTTCTCCCTTTCTTCCTGCGTCGTTCAAAGCTTTGTACATGGAATTGGTAACATTACTGCCACCACCGATGTTCTCTTTCGTTACGGAAGCTGCAACAGTACGCACCTTACCCTCTTCATCCCGATGGAGGTAGATTTCAGCCGGTTTGCTaccttcttttcttgttctgTTGCCGACTCTTAATCCCGGACAAGCTTCGCCCACTTTTTCGTCGTACAAATAACGAGCCATTTTGTTGCCAGTGGCGTGGGTTTTAACTTGATTCAATAGCTGGTCAGTCGAACAATTCTGGGATTTGGCGACAGCGTCGTAAAGGCATCTGTTGGGTGGGGCAGGTTGGCCGTTGGCGTCAACTGCGGGcggtatttcaatttctttcccaTCAGGTCCGATTAAGGTGACATGTTTGGTACCGTCTTCGTTGGCAGTGTACTTGACTTGAATTGTTCCAGTCGCCTTGCCTTCCGGATCGATTTCGAATGATCCACTTCCGTTTTTGGCAAAGTCGCCCACTGTGTCGACGATTTCAAGTTTGCAATTCAGGGCATCGGCAATCATTTGCATTTCAAGAAGGCCGGCTGTTTTACCACTGCCTATACCGTCGACCACTTCTTCGAATGTTTTTGGTTCAACAACGGCATTGCCATTGCgatccttttggatttcgcAACCGTCCTCGCCGAGCAAATCTTTGAGTTTCTCGGCATCAGCCTCCGCATTCTCTGCACTGGCCGTTTGCTGGtctcctttattgtttccCTGGTCAGCAGAATTGATCGTTCCTGAGCCCTGCCACATTGAGCCGATTGCCTGGAAAGTCTTTTTGCCGTAGTGCTCGACCATGCCTTCAATTTTGCTTTGGAGCCACGGTTGAACCCAGGCTCTTGTGACGCTGTCAACCATGAACTTGGAAATGTCTCCTTCAACTCGTCCCTTGACTTTTTCCTTGAACTGGTTAAAGGTACTCCTCTCCGTTGCAGCAGTACTGAGCATAGTAGATTCAGTCgcatcgtcgtcgtcagaTTCCACTTCATCCTCCGATTCGAAACTTTCACTATCACTTGTTATTATTTGATGGTATTGGACTGCAGcagtggatttctttttctcctcttcaATCTCAATCTCATCCTCCAATTTCCTTATCTTTGCATCCAGCGTCTGGTTGACATTGTTGACGTATTCTGGAGCgtagctgacgagaccaagaATTTCTGCTCCGTTTTTCAGATATTTGACGACTGTCGTGGCTTTTTTGGCGTACTCGacgaatttaaaagatgttttCTTGCTGTTTATTCCTACCGCATCGTTCGCTTTAAATTCTTCTGTGCCCTGAGCTTTCCAAACATCCCCTGACTCGGCGAAACAACCACCGATGGAACTGGTTAACGAAGTAACTTGGCCGACAACACGCTTGCCCCAAATTGTGTACAATTCTGAAGTGCTAGCTTTATCCAGGTCGGCGTTAATCAATCCGATGGCCTCGCCCACTTGACGTCCCAGTTTCTTCATCAATGCCCATATTTTCTCTAGCTTCGCCGCTAATGTGTCAAACATCGGGTACAACAGTTTGCTGATGAGGAACTTGATGTGAACAATTATGTTTTCGATGATGAATGTTTTGAGCCAGGTGAGAAACTTGTCGACACCCAAACTGGTCAAATACGAGAGAATGGCTTTGCCGCATTTGGCCAGACCTTTTTTGGCTGCAGCAAAGAAGAGGGATAATCCTGCTCTACCCTGGAAACCGGTCATAGCCGCCTTGCCCGCAATTGCTCCTTTAGTCAAGTAGGAGCTTAATCCAGCAGTAGCAATAGTCACACCAACGCTCCACAACTTGTGCGAGCCGTAACTTGACCAGCTAAAAGATCCAGACACGCCGTTCTGGATGGCGAACAACATATCTCCGACACCTTCGGCTATTAACGCTCCACCTAAAACAGACATAGTTCCACCGGATAACGCAATTACGGCTGCGCCAGCTGAGATTTGCGCAACGGCGAACATGGCGACGAAGAAAACTCGCCAATCCCAATAATCTCCCCATGATTTAACTGCCTTCAAGGTGATGACCCCGTCGAACGTCTTGTCTTGGAAGCTCTGGATCTCTTCGGCCGGGAAACGTTTCGTATTGGGATCAGACATGAAATACTTGGACAATGGCTGGAAAGAGGCCGTCACCCTCGGAATGGTCTTGAGTTGCCCGATGCTTTTTTCCAAGGCCATATTCACTTCGGCGCGGTAAGCATCCAGATGTTGCTTCTTCTGTTGCTCTGTCAAccattttttcatgttttctttttcacgattAAACAGTTCTTTCATAGCAAATGGATTTGTGGATTCGAAGGCAGTGGTAATGGCTGACATCTTATTATCGGCCAAGTAAGCTGGGATATCGGTGTAGGACACTTCCGTCACGGGTTCTGGGACAGGGCGGTGTCTCCTACAAATGTCATCAATCACAGAGGACAATGAGGTATCGAGAGTTGTTTTTATCTGATTTTTCCGCTCTTCAATTTTATCCTTGTCGGATCTCAGTCCATGAGAGAATACGATTTTGCTTTCTTTGATGACGCCCTGCTCGATCAGGTAATTCCATAATTGGTCGACTGCTTCCCTACTGTCCTTCGGGCACGGAAGATCTTCTCTGGACACGTCGTCGTCGATTTCCATTTGAGCTCCGTCGACTGATAGTGTCCAGGCTGACAAGAGACAGTAATGTTTTCTCAGTTTAGCAGGCAGATCGGTATCGGATTTGAAGTTTAGCGTCTTCAAAAGTTTCCCATGGCGTTCATCCACGTACAACAGGATCTTGttggttttcaaaaattcttctAGTACAGACGAATGTTCAGGGCCGAGTCCCAATGTCCCCACTGCTGTTGCATAGTCTTCACCCTCGTGACTTTGAAGCCAATTCACCAGGAGGCCATTGTACTCAATCAGTTCTTTAGGTAAATTGTCCAGTAGTTTCTTGACTGATTCATCGTCCATCTCTTTGTTCGCCCAACAGATAATTTGCTGTTCGATCATTTCCTCTTGACCGACGAATCCTTCTTCAATAAGCGTTTCCCACAATTGATCTCTAGTCACGATGACACTTTCCAGTTCCTTTTTCTCGATTGCGTAAGATTTCTTTTGGTGTTTTGCCTTGAAGAGGTGAATGGTTTGCGTCTGGCAGTGGTCTAGACATGACGGCCATTTGACCTTCTTTTGAGTCTGGTGGTTTATTTTGATACAAATGGCTTCATCATCGTTGTCTGTTttgaagaaattaattttcttggtCAAGCGATACGGTGTGCATAAACCTGCGCCTGCCTCGATGACATTTAACAATTCACGGAATTCCTCTTCTTTATGGAAGTACATGCCCAACATCTGACGAACTGGCCGTCCTAGAATGTCCTCCACCGCCGTCAGATGAATTTGTAAAAGACTCAACTGGTTGGTGATTTGTTCTTCGAAACGATTTTCGCTCGGGACTGCACCGCCGGCCTTCTGATTCGTTTGGGATGTGAGTTTGACAAGTTCGCTCGTGGACGTTAGGAACTCCATTTTCTGTTTGATCAAactcttgacttgtttcaataaaacttttgcttctttcttttgatcaAAAGTGGCCTTCTGCAATATCAGTTTAACCTTCCGCATCAGGGCTTCTTCACAGGCATTGGGTTCATCTTTTATGACCTTATCATAGCACAAGCCACTTTTGGTTACATcagtttttacttttggagAAGTTTCGTAGAAATCTCCCAGCAACATTAGCTCCGATGGTGTCAGTGCGAATGCAAGGGGAAGAAGGCGAAGACCCTGACATTCTTTcttgaaattctgaaaatTCTTCTCGACCACATTATCAGTCTTTTTCAGGTGAACGTTGTTGATGTGCTCGGCGTTCTCGTCGAGCCACAAAGCCCAGCGATTTgtcaaaaatttcatttgcattTCGCAGTCAGGGCGGTCGGcaaattcctttttcattttgttgtaaATTTCTTGATGGAATCGATCAAACAGCTTCTCCTCCAGGTAAATCTTTTCAAGTCCGCGGTTGCGAATCGTTTCCAATCGGCGACATTCTTTATCGTCTCTTTTCACTTTGAGTCGAAGGAGCTCAGATATCGAATCCTCTTTGCTCTTGACACTGGAATGGCAGAGGACAAACTGAAAGCTGCCCGGTTGCCCAGCTCTTGCCACTCGTCCTTCGATTTGGGCCTCGACTCGAGCGTTTGGCGGCATGTACCCGATGACGACGTGCAGACCGCCATTTTTGGCCAGTtgctcattgattttaaaatctgTTCCCCGTCCGGCCAAATTGGTAGCCACAATCACGTCACCAGGACCCAACGCTGTATTGCGTTGCTTCGTCTGAAACTCTGTGTCAAAGGAACTTACGTACTTGACAATCTTGGACGCCTTTGTCTTATCATCGCTTTGTAGTAGTAGTTTTTTGTAGATTGCTTCGGCTGCTGCAATGTTCTCGCAGACAATCAGAACAGCTCGTCCCTGATCCAGTTGAGTCTGGGTCGCTTCACCGATGTTTGTCAGCCATTTACCTTTGGAAGAAGCCAAAAGGGGATCTTCCTCGAGGCAGAAGCGTCGCTTGAATCGTGGCATCTTGAAGAAATCGACGTTGAACACGTCGTGGAGCAACTGGCATTCGGCGGTCGAGCCCAGCGTGCCCGTCATGCCGTACAGGGCCGCTCCTTCGTGCTGTTTGAAGAAGCCAATGTTGGACATGAAAATGGCTTTGAGTGAGACTGGACTCAGTTTGAGGGTGTGTTTCAGCTGGATGAATTGGTGCAGTCCTTGGGACCAGTGCATTGAGGCCTGTTCCACGCCCGTCTCTTTGTCCATAATGACAATCTGTTGGCCACGGCCGTCGCCGACATCGTCCACTTTGTAGGAATCTTTGGTCGTCACCAGGTTTTTGGCACGGAAAGCATTGCGCGTCCATGCCAAAAGATGGCGATGGACATAAGTGTCCAGACATTTCGGGATCGCAATTTCGCCTTCTTCTAGTCGCAATTTCATGTAACGGTAGACTTTGGCTTGGGCGCTCTAGGAATGGGAATACCATCATTATCATAATTGATGGAAATATTTATTATCTTGGAAATACCTCATCGCTCATGGCCACGTCAGGTGCGTGAACGGCATTCCAAATTTCCACAAACACCTGGGTCAGATCGTCCATTTCTGGTATTTTGTGCGACAAGTAGAGGATGTTTTCACCCTTGTCCAGCAGCATACTGTCAACCTTGGAAATCAATATAAACTTGAGTAACTTTATCATTTCAATGAGCCTAAAGTGTAGAATTAAGTTATAAGGAAAGTTTTTACCTCGTCGACGACGATGGCTCCAGTTTTTCGACCGCCGGTGATTTTTCGTTCGGAGAAGAAATTACTTAACAAGATGTCGCGCTGGAAGCTGGACATGTCGCCATAAATGACGTCACTGTTGTAACGTTTACAGCGAAGGCTCTCGTCCCCGGTGCAAGCTGCATCGCAGTTGTTTGCCACCACAATCCCAAAAAGGTCAAAGAACCATTGCATCTCTTTCACATTTTCCTCGGCTAAAACCGACGAGCTGGTGATGATGTCGACGAAACGCCGGCCGTTGGACCAGTTGTTCAGCACGTGATACACAACCAATAAGGCAGTGATGAGCGTTTTCCCTTCACCAGTCGAAATCTGGGCCATTCTACGTCCGATTTGAGACCCACTTTGCTGGTTAGCCGAAGAGACGAAGATCAAGACTGCCAAGAGTTGAGCGTCACGcaaatgatgtttttcttttaattcgaCAGCCAGAAAAGCGACGGACAAGAAATCGGCAGGATCCAGTCGTACGGATTTTGAAACTTTCTTTCGATTTTCACTCCATTCTTTGATTTTGGGGTTATCCCACGACTTCCGCTCTTCCAATGCTAAACGTTTGATTTCTCTCACCTGCTCGAtgagctttttttgtttgtggagGCCACCAACGATGGCACTGCTGCCAATGTCGTTCTTCATCATGTCGATGATTTGGTTGGCGTCTAAATTAGCTTTCGAAGCATTTTCCTTGTCCATTTCAATTAGTGTCCGATTTTGGATGAATTCCCATAGGTGGTCGTCCTGTTGACCAACTTCTTCGTTTGCCAAGGCAAAAAACTGATCAACAATCCAAGGGTATTTAGATAGGTTCTTGAGCATATCGTCCAAAATCTTTTCGTGGTTCCGTTCATTGCTCGCATTTCCTGACAGAATTtcacaaaattttgaattgaaccGCTGGAGGAAACGGTCGGTTTTGTCATGGCCCAAGCGTCGATCGAGGATAGTGGTCAATTGATCAGTCAAAGAAGACGGCCAATCGTCGGCAAGACGAGCGTGTCGAATCAGCCTCATCCATTGCCTGAGAGAAGTTTCCTGGAATCGCCCAATGTCGTCGATGCGTTGTAGAGCTTTTATTTCGGCAACGATTCGAGTCACGAATAACAAATCGATGTGATCACCCGCCGAATGCAGCTTAGCCTCTTGTTCCAACTTGCGGAGGAAAATTTTGAGAACGGTCCTTCCTTTCTGTTGATGGGATTTCAAGCAACATTGCAAATCAGACTTGAGCGAATCTATTAGTTGATTGCCACCAGCAGCATTTCTTGTCGGCGGTTTTGTCTTCAACTGGGCTGTGGCGTTGATGATGGAATTGACCAAGGCGTCGTCGATCCAGCGGTGGGGTCGGCTCATCGTCGTCCAACTGAAAAGTTGCTCGGGCGTGAACTCGATTGAGGACAAAAGGATTTCGGTTACCAGAGCCAATCCCACTTGGTCCCGAGTCGAAATGATGGACCTCAACACGGTTTCTTGCAACCAAATGAGCCACTCGAATTCAACACCTTCTCGTTTGGCAAAGAAATGAGCTCTATTGAATGCTCGCTGGAATTCGTCAATGCAATTTTGCTTGTCATGCGGATCCATCGGCTCATTTGACTGTGGGTTCTGTGCCTCTGCGGTGTTGGGTTGACGATCTAGCAGTTCTGTACTCTGTTCCGGATAAAAGTGTTTTAAAAAACTCTGGTAGATTTTTTGAACTGCCCTCTCTTTCAAGACATGCATGTAAGACAAAGGCTGTTGGGTTCGTAGCAACTCCTCTGCGACATCTCTGCCTACGATGACAATGtacctcttctcttctctggtAAATAATTCGAACCCTACcgaagaaaaaaggcgattttctttcgttcttccCTTCTTAACGGATTGAATTTTCTCATAGAGATCTCGGATACGGTCGTTGCTTTGGAAGCAGGTCTTGGTCTGAAGCCAGCGCTCTACGTAAGCCTTTTCCAGAGTAGTGAAAACTTGCTCTTGTTGCTGTTGATCCTTGTCGTCGTTCGAATAAAGAACTTGGATAATAGGTTGCTTCTTTAATCCGTAAATTTTGGTCGCCTCTTTCTTACTGACACTATTTATCAAGTGTTGAATGTATTGGGCCACGAAATGCAATGGATTTAGTTCGTCTATAACTGTATCCGTGCTGCTGGTTTTTGCCAAGTGCATTAGGCCACCAAAAACCAGGAGGTTGGCTTGAACCTCGGTCCGGCCGAGGAAATTGGCAGCGACACTCAATTGATTAATTATCTCcttgaaattgaattcaatcgattttttcacttttttctgcTTAAGCCATCGTCCTATGAATGCTGCAAGGTGACGAATGAGGCAGATTTCAACAGCTACCAGCCGACTGGTTATTTCTTCATTAGTTTGGACTTCCGACCAAGTCGAAATTGTTGCTATTAGTCCAGACCAACGTTCCAGCATGGCCTTATCCTCCAAAGGTTTCATATGCTGGTCCAAAAGTTGGGTCGCAACAGCCAATCGCAGTTGGAGCATCGAATGAGACGACGTAGTTAAAAGCACCTCCACAAATGCAGCAGCGCTCTTGCTAttggaagaaatttttttcttctgaaatttttctttccaactgTCCATTTTcggcaaatgaaattttttctctgaaaCACATTCTTGCCAAATGTCAATCTGCTTATCCACCAATAATTGCTGAtcctgttttttgccaaaggCGAGACGCCAAGGGCTAAGGTCTTCTCCGTCTTTCAAGACGAGGACGGTCGCTCTGCAGATGTccaatttctcaatttcattGGCCATAAACAAGTGGCCAATAAAAGATTCAAGTGAGGCAGTTGCCCTTTCCACTTCTTGTCGATTCTGTTGGTCTTTGAGAATCAGCTCTTCAATTAAATACTCATCGTCAGTGACGGACCAAAGAACGAGGTGCAGCATTTTTGATAAGCTCTTGCAAATatcgtcttttttgttttcggtgCTAGTTCGGTGCTTTCCCATCAGTTTGATTGTTTCCTTCCAATCTTCAAGTTGAGAGACAATGTTGGACGTCCGCGCAGGGTTGCTCCCGTTCAGCTCCACTTGGCATAGAATCAGCAATTCCACATCGGGTAAGAAAGTGGAGAGAcgcttttcat comes from Daphnia pulicaria isolate SC F1-1A chromosome 11, SC_F0-13Bv2, whole genome shotgun sequence and encodes:
- the LOC124315861 gene encoding uncharacterized protein LOC124315861; this encodes MGKHRTSTENKKDDICKSLSKMLHLVLWSVTDDEYLIEELILKDQQNRQEVERATASLESFIGHLFMANEIEKLDICRATVLVLKDGEDLSPWRLAFGKKQDQQLLVDKQIDIWQECVSEKKFHLPKMDSWKEKFQKKKISSNSKSAAAFVEVLLTTSSHSMLQLRLAVATQLLDQHMKPLEDKAMLERWSGLIATISTWSEVQTNEEITSRLVAVEICLIRHLAAFIGRWLKQKKVKKSIEFNFKEIINQLSVAANFLGRTEVQANLLVFGGLMHLAKTSSTDTVIDELNPLHFVAQYIQHLINSVSKKEATKIYGLKKQPIIQVLYSNDDKDQQQQEQVFTTLEKAYVERWLQTKTCFQSNDRIRDLYEKIQSVKKGRTKENRLFSSVGFELFTREEKRYIVIVGRDVAEELLRTQQPLSYMHVLKERAVQKIYQSFLKHFYPEQSTELLDRQPNTAEAQNPQSNEPMDPHDKQNCIDEFQRAFNRAHFFAKREGVEFEWLIWLQETVLRSIISTRDQVGLALVTEILLSSIEFTPEQLFSWTTMSRPHRWIDDALVNSIINATAQLKTKPPTRNAAGGNQLIDSLKSDLQCCLKSHQQKGRTVLKIFLRKLEQEAKLHSAGDHIDLLFVTRIVAEIKALQRIDDIGRFQETSLRQWMRLIRHARLADDWPSSLTDQLTTILDRRLGHDKTDRFLQRFNSKFCEILSGNASNERNHEKILDDMLKNLSKYPWIVDQFFALANEEVGQQDDHLWEFIQNRTLIEMDKENASKANLDANQIIDMMKNDIGSSAIVGGLHKQKKLIEQVREIKRLALEERKSWDNPKIKEWSENRKKVSKSVRLDPADFLSVAFLAVELKEKHHLRDAQLLAVLIFVSSANQQSGSQIGRRMAQISTGEGKTLITALLVVYHVLNNWSNGRRFVDIITSSSVLAEENVKEMQWFFDLFGIVVANNCDAACTGDESLRCKRYNSDVIYGDMSSFQRDILLSNFFSERKITGGRKTGAIVVDEVDSMLLDKGENILYLSHKIPEMDDLTQVFVEIWNAVHAPDVAMSDESAQAKVYRYMKLRLEEGEIAIPKCLDTYVHRHLLAWTRNAFRAKNLVTTKDSYKVDDVGDGRGQQIVIMDKETGVEQASMHWSQGLHQFIQLKHTLKLSPVSLKAIFMSNIGFFKQHEGAALYGMTGTLGSTAECQLLHDVFNVDFFKMPRFKRRFCLEEDPLLASSKGKWLTNIGEATQTQLDQGRAVLIVCENIAAAEAIYKKLLLQSDDKTKASKIVKYVSSFDTEFQTKQRNTALGPGDVIVATNLAGRGTDFKINEQLAKNGGLHVVIGYMPPNARVEAQIEGRVARAGQPGSFQFVLCHSSVKSKEDSISELLRLKVKRDDKECRRLETIRNRGLEKIYLEEKLFDRFHQEIYNKMKKEFADRPDCEMQMKFLTNRWALWLDENAEHINNVHLKKTDNVVEKNFQNFKKECQGLRLLPLAFALTPSELMLLGDFYETSPKVKTDVTKSGLCYDKVIKDEPNACEEALMRKVKLILQKATFDQKKEAKVLLKQVKSLIKQKMEFLTSTSELVKLTSQTNQKAGGAVPSENRFEEQITNQLSLLQIHLTAVEDILGRPVRQMLGMYFHKEEEFRELLNVIEAGAGLCTPYRLTKKINFFKTDNDDEAICIKINHQTQKKVKWPSCLDHCQTQTIHLFKAKHQKKSYAIEKKELESVIVTRDQLWETLIEEGFVGQEEMIEQQIICWANKEMDDESVKKLLDNLPKELIEYNGLLVNWLQSHEGEDYATAVGTLGLGPEHSSVLEEFLKTNKILLYVDERHGKLLKTLNFKSDTDLPAKLRKHYCLLSAWTLSVDGAQMEIDDDVSREDLPCPKDSREAVDQLWNYLIEQGVIKESKIVFSHGLRSDKDKIEERKNQIKTTLDTSLSSVIDDICRRHRPVPEPVTEVSYTDIPAYLADNKMSAITTAFESTNPFAMKELFNREKENMKKWLTEQQKKQHLDAYRAEVNMALEKSIGQLKTIPRVTASFQPLSKYFMSDPNTKRFPAEEIQSFQDKTFDGVITLKAVKSWGDYWDWRVFFVAMFAVAQISAGAAVIALSGGTMSVLGGALIAEGVGDMLFAIQNGVSGSFSWSSYGSHKLWSVGVTIATAGLSSYLTKGAIAGKAAMTGFQGRAGLSLFFAAAKKGLAKCGKAILSYLTSLGVDKFLTWLKTFIIENIIVHIKFLISKLLYPMFDTLAAKLEKIWALMKKLGRQVGEAIGLINADLDKASTSELYTIWGKRVVGQVTSLTSSIGGCFAESGDVWKAQGTEEFKANDAVGINSKKTSFKFVEYAKKATTVVKYLKNGAEILGLVSYAPEYVNNVNQTLDAKIRKLEDEIEIEEEKKKSTAAVQYHQIITSDSESFESEDEVESDDDDATESTMLSTAATERSTFNQFKEKVKGRVEGDISKFMVDSVTRAWVQPWLQSKIEGMVEHYGKKTFQAIGSMWQGSGTINSADQGNNKGDQQTASAENAEADAEKLKDLLGEDGCEIQKDRNGNAVVEPKTFEEVVDGIGSGKTAGLLEMQMIADALNCKLEIVDTVGDFAKNGSGSFEIDPEGKATGTIQVKYTANEDGTKHVTLIGPDGKEIEIPPAVDANGQPAPPNRCLYDAVAKSQNCSTDQLLNQVKTHATGNKMARYLYDEKVGEACPGLRVGNRTRKEGSKPAEIYLHRDEEGKVRTVAASVTKENIGGGSNVTNSMYKALNDAGRKGEPNPTTTDGNNTDQNDQQKYHAGHVIGFESGGKGGLKENNVVNMAPELNLGPYKELETEFRKLVEVSDGPVHINIDIDEDILSKDVDPLNPKHFRIRWSSDDGETIYRSPLLKNTKEGVQEYKDTPRAERDEYFQGDHYKDQRSQQNAVKNYPKPPEKPILVAQPGESPNDTIIRSIYSKGKKETEDTKFKGSLLRSNIKYPQPVNTTKSGTGKNTKPIGAASSTSDESLKATPQKRRDMQPEEDGVKRLQQ